One window of Botrimarina mediterranea genomic DNA carries:
- a CDS encoding pilus assembly FimT family protein, producing MRAGYTLIELVIVVMVLGILAGVAVPRYKAALAGVQLEAAAKQLAADLRRAQAVAQATATTVVLSIDPATETYSSATLPDVDRSISTLSENVGARGHGVEIVSSIFGAGTEVTFDFRGEPAEAGAVTLGAGALSAVITVNETGLVEVSL from the coding sequence TTGCGAGCAGGCTACACGCTGATTGAGCTGGTGATCGTCGTCATGGTGCTGGGCATCCTGGCGGGGGTCGCTGTGCCCCGGTACAAAGCCGCGCTGGCGGGCGTTCAACTCGAAGCGGCCGCGAAGCAGTTGGCGGCCGACCTGCGCCGGGCACAGGCGGTCGCTCAAGCGACGGCGACTACGGTCGTCCTCTCGATTGACCCGGCGACGGAGACTTACAGCTCGGCGACGCTGCCCGATGTCGATCGGAGCATCTCCACTTTATCAGAGAACGTTGGCGCGAGAGGTCACGGCGTTGAGATCGTCTCGTCGATCTTTGGCGCTGGTACCGAGGTGACGTTTGACTTCCGCGGCGAACCGGCCGAGGCGGGGGCGGTGACTCTAGGGGCTGGCGCACTGTCGGCGGTGATCACCGTCAATGAGACAGGGCTGGTGGAGGTGTCGCTGTGA
- a CDS encoding tyrosine-type recombinase/integrase, with protein MTYLGLHGSEASRQAYASVLTDIMAGRPIQRPESRATATTPPTPAAVTVGEVCRRYKLHAEAYYLKNDQPTNEAGLVAKACDRAAALFADQPADRFGPLALKTVRDAMVGEGLARSTVNGSISRIRRAFKWAAAEELIPATVSAALGTVAGLRAGRTTARETAPILPVDDVVVEATIPHLPEVVADMVRLQRLTGMRPGEICCLRPIDVDRSGEVWTYRPASHKTEHHGRERVVFIGPKAQGVLFRYLARDAESYCFRPADSERNRRALMHAQRRTPISCGNRPGSNLSDRPARPPGDRYTVTSYRQAITRACKAAAAAAEAAAAAEGKDEPELKIDVWTPNQLRHTAATEVRAKFGLEAAQVTLGHSTARTSEIYAEKNLAAGAMVAKAIG; from the coding sequence GTGACCTACCTCGGCCTCCACGGCAGCGAGGCGAGCCGCCAGGCGTACGCGTCGGTCCTGACCGACATTATGGCCGGCCGGCCCATCCAGCGGCCGGAGAGCCGCGCCACGGCGACGACGCCCCCCACCCCAGCCGCGGTCACCGTCGGCGAGGTCTGCCGCCGCTACAAGCTGCACGCCGAGGCCTACTACCTGAAGAACGACCAGCCCACCAACGAGGCCGGTCTCGTCGCCAAGGCCTGCGACCGGGCGGCCGCGCTGTTCGCGGATCAGCCCGCCGACCGCTTCGGCCCTCTAGCGTTGAAGACCGTCCGCGATGCGATGGTCGGCGAGGGCCTCGCCCGCTCGACAGTGAACGGCTCGATCAGCCGCATCCGTCGGGCGTTCAAGTGGGCGGCGGCCGAGGAGCTCATCCCGGCGACCGTTTCAGCGGCGCTGGGCACGGTCGCCGGTCTTCGCGCCGGCCGGACGACGGCCCGCGAGACGGCGCCCATCTTGCCTGTCGATGACGTCGTCGTCGAAGCGACGATCCCGCACCTGCCCGAAGTCGTCGCCGATATGGTCCGCTTGCAGCGGCTCACCGGCATGCGGCCGGGCGAGATCTGTTGCCTTCGGCCGATCGACGTCGATCGGTCCGGCGAGGTTTGGACCTATCGGCCCGCGTCGCACAAGACTGAGCACCACGGCCGCGAGCGGGTCGTCTTCATCGGACCGAAGGCGCAGGGCGTTCTCTTCCGGTACCTGGCTCGCGACGCCGAGTCGTATTGCTTCCGCCCCGCGGACAGCGAGCGGAATCGGCGGGCCCTCATGCACGCCCAGCGGCGGACGCCGATCAGTTGCGGGAACCGGCCGGGTTCGAACCTGAGCGACCGGCCGGCCAGGCCGCCAGGCGATCGCTACACGGTTACCAGCTACCGCCAGGCAATCACCCGCGCCTGTAAGGCCGCGGCGGCTGCTGCCGAGGCGGCCGCCGCCGCCGAAGGGAAAGACGAGCCGGAGCTCAAGATCGACGTTTGGACTCCGAACCAACTCCGCCACACGGCCGCGACCGAGGTCCGGGCGAAGTTCGGCCTCGAGGCGGCGCAAGTGACGCTCGGCCACTCGACGGCGCGGACCAGCGAGATCTACGCGGAGAAGAATCTTGCGGCCGGCGCCATGGTGGCGAAGGCGATTGGGTAG